CCGGATCGTGGCCATCAAGCCCCAGGATCGCGACCACAAGCTCTTCCAGGTCCGCTTCGAAGACCGCGCGATCGCGGAGAGCTTCCGCTCGCGCCCGGGCCAGTTCGTCGAGCTCTCGGTCATCGGGACCGGCGAGTGCCCCATCTCCATCTCCAGCTCGCCGACGCGGACGGGGATAGTGGAGCTCTGCGTCCGGCGGACGGGCCGGGTGACCGGCGCCCTCTTCCGGCTGCCCACCAACTCCCTCATCGGCCTGCGCGGCCCCTACGGCAACGGCTACCCCGTGGAGAAGATGGAGGGCAACGACCTCGTCCTGGTGGCCGGGGGCCTGGGGATGGCCCCGCTGCGGAGCCTG
Above is a window of bacterium DNA encoding:
- a CDS encoding FAD-binding oxidoreductase — its product is MLRDQRLSYKLAKNPYQPNLARIVAIKPQDRDHKLFQVRFEDRAIAESFRSRPGQFVELSVIGTGECPISISSSPTRTGIVELCVRRTGRVTGALFRLPTNSLIGLRGPYGNGYPVEKMEGNDLVLVAGGLGMAPLRSLLWYALDNRADFNRVILFYGCREPKEVLFRDEMAGLVSRADLECHLTVDT